The Amycolatopsis sp. DG1A-15b genome contains the following window.
AGGTGTCTCCCGGATCGACCTCACCCACGAGTACCAGCGCGCGGCCACCGACTACCGCCTGCACTACCGCGACCTGAAGACCCTGGCCCGCACCAGCCTGGAGCACGCGTTCCTCGACGGCGCGTCCCTGTGGCGCAGCCCGGACACCTTCGTGCCGGCCACACCGTGCGCCCGCGACCGGCTGGGCGCACCCCACCCCGGCCCGGCCTGCCGGACGTTCCTCGCCGGCAGCCCGAAAGCGAGCCTGCAATGGCAGCAGGAAGCCAGGTTCGCCGCGTTCGAGCACCGTTACCGCTGAGCCCGGCACGATCTGGGGGAAGGAAATCCGTATGTCTTCATGGCGGCGTTGTGTTTCGATTCTGTTCCTGGTCCTCGCCTCCGCCGGCTTGGCACCACCCGCCCAGGCGGTGGCCTCCCACCGCGTGGTGTCCATCGCGCAGGCGCGAACCCTGCCGCCGGGCACGGTGGTCACCGTCGACGGGGTGGCCACGACCCCCTCGGGTGCGTTCGAGTCCAGCTTCTTCGACAAGGGCTTCGGACTGCAGGACCGAGGCGCCGGCATCTACGTCAGCGTCGCGGTCGACTTGGGGATCGCTCCCCGCAACCGGGTGCGGGTGACCGGCACGCTGCGCGACAGCTCCGGGTTGCTCATCCTCGTGCCCGGTGACCCGGCGGCCGTCGTCGTGCACGGCAACGGGGCCGCCGTCCGGCCGCGGCTGCTCGCCACCGGCGCCGTCGGCGAGAACTCCGAGGGGCAGCTGGTGCGCGTGATCGCCACGATCACCCGGGCGCCGACGCCGGATCTGCCGTACGGGACCAAGTTCGTCGTCGACGACGGCTCGGGCGAACTCACCATCTTCGTCAACACCCGGACCGCTATCGACCTCACCGGACTCACCGCCGGCCGGGCCGTCAGCGTGACCGGTTTCAGCAGCCAATTCGACACCCACTACGAAATCGACCCACGATTCCCGGCCGATGTCACCGCATGCCCATCGAGGAAAGGGATGTCATGAAAGCCGGCTACTCCGATCGCACCGATCAAGAATTCCTGAACGGCATGGTGGACAGCATCAACCGGCACCGGGCGAAGCACGGAGTCCCGCCCGTGGTCCTCGACCAGCAGCTCGTCGACTACGCCAAGGCCCGCGCCGAGCACGTCGCGGACAAGGGAGCCCTCGTCCACGACGGGACCGGGGACTACGGAGAGAACCTCTACTCGTCGAGTTCGTCCGAACCCGTCCAGGCACCGGCCACGGCGGCGAGTGACGCCTGGTACGCGGAGATCCGGTACTACAACTACGAGACGTTCGCCGGCAACGACCCGAAGAAGGCGATCGGGCACTTCACCCAGCTCGTCTGGAAGGACAGCACCAAGATCGGCGCGGGCCGCGTGTGCGGCAGCGCGGACAACACCTGGCACGACACCTACATCGCCGTGAACTTCTCTCCGGCCGGGAACATGTCGGGCGCGTACAAGGACAACGTCCTCCCGCCGGCCCAGTGACCGGAGCGGCCCGCCGCGTAACCCGGCGGTGGGCTGCTGACGGCCCGTGTCCGGACACGTTCGACGCCCCGTACCGGAACGCGGCTGCGAGGCGGTCGCCGGGGATGCGGTCAGGCGCCCAGTGCGGCTTGGTACTCCTTCGCCTGGTCCGGCGTCAGGAATCGCGATACCCGTACGAGGACGCCACCCTTGACGTAGTCGTACTCACCGACTGCGGGCAGTCCCTTCGCCACTGCCTGGATGAAGCTTCAGCGTGGTGATCTTCTCGCCGAGCGTCTTCGTGACATCGTCGGCCGTCTTCGGCGTGCTGGTTTTCTCGGCCGGGGCGATGACACCGGCCGAGTCGGTCGCTGTGGGGGACCCGCCGTTGTTGCTGTATGCGGCCAACGAGAGCGCAGCCAGCGCGACGGGAACGACCAGGATGCTACGACGGATGAGCACGAACCCTCCAGCGTGATGGTGGCCAACGCTGGTATGTCCCGCCGAACGGATCTTGTGTTACAGCAAGCGGATTCAGGCGGCGGCGAGCCGGCGGAAGCGGCTGCCGTGGAAGACCAGTGGTGGGGTTTCGGCCGTTCGCAGGCGGTGGATCTCCAGAAGGGCGATCAGGTGGTCACCGGCCGGGACCTCGTCGTGCAGGGAACACTCCAGCCACGCACTCGACCCGCTGATGAAGACGCTGTCGTCCGGGCCGGGCTCCCACTCGACGTCGCGGAAGCGGTCGCCGTGGCGGGACGACAGGCGGAGGCAGGCGGCGTCCTGGCCTTCGGCGAGGACGCTGAGGCCCAGCCGGGGCCGGTCGCGCAGGAGCGGCCACGTCGACGATGTCCGCTGGATGCACAGCGACACCAACGGCGGCGCCAGCGAAACCGACGTGAACGAGCTGGCGGCCATTCCGCGCGGCACGCCCTCGACGAGGGCGCACACCGCCGTGACGCCGGAGGGGAAGCAGCCGAAAGCTTCGCGCAGGTGGCTCTCGGACGTCACGGGCTGGAGGTCGATCATCAGCGTCCTTTCCGAAGCGGGGGATGCAGGGCCCGAACGGGTGGGGCGGGCTCGGCGAAGCGTTCGACGTCGACGGCCGCGTGCTGGCCGGCGCAGCCTTGGGACAGCCGCGACGACGGGATGTCGGCGGTCAGGACGTTCGGGTTCCCGTGGGCGCACAGGGGCCCGGTGGGGTGGTCGTCGACCGGGTCGAACCACGCGCCGGTGGGGAGCTGGACCACGCCGGGGCGGAGGGCGTCGTCCAGGACCGCGCCCGCCAGGCAGGCGCCGCGGGCGTTGAACACCCGGACGACGTCGCCGGTCGCGATGCCGCGGGCGGCCGCGTCGGCCGGGTGGAGGCGGATCCGCTCGCGGCCGGCCACCTTGCCCGCGCGGCTGACGTCGCCGGCGTCGAGCTGGCTGTGCAGGCGGGTGTGCGGCTGGTTCGCGATCAGCCACAACGGCCCGGTTTCGGTCGGGGGCAGCCAGACCGGGTGGCCGGGGCAGTCGGCGTAACCGAAACCCGCAATGGTCGACGACGTGATCTCGATGCGGCCGCTGGGCGTCTTCAGCGGGTGGGCGTGCGGGTCCGCGCGGAAGTCCGCGAACAGCGTGTGGTGTTCCCGGCCGGGTGGCAGCCGCAGTTCCCCGGCGGCCCAGAACTCCGCGAACGAGGGAGTGGCACGCCAGCCGCCGTAGAGGTGTTCCAGCCACTGCCGGGCCGTCCGGCCCTCGGTGAAGGCGGCGGAAACGCCGAGCCGGGCGGCCAGCGCGGCGAAGATCGCGTAGTCGTCCCGGGCGTCGCCCGCGGGCGGGGCGATCCGGTGCATGGCGATCACGTGCGTGTCCCGGCGGCCGGAGCCGAGGTCTTCCCGTTCCAGCGCGGTCGTGGCGGGCAGGACGATGTCGGCGTGGCGGGCGGTGGCGGTCCAGTGCGGTTCGTGGACGACGACGGTGTCCGGACGGGTGAACGCCCGGCGCAGGCGGTTGAGGTCCTGGTGGTGGTGGAACGGGTTGCCGCCCGCCCAGTAGACGAGCCGGGTGTCCGGGTAGCGGCGGCCTTCGCCGTCGTAGTCGTAGGTCTCGCCCGGGTGCAGCAGCAGGTCCGCGATCCGGGCCACCGGGATGAACTCGGCCACCGGGTTGACGCCCTGGGGCAGTGCCGGCACGCGCAGCTCGGGGCCGGTGTCGCCGACGTCGCCCATGGAGCCGTAGCCGTGGCCGAAGCCGCCGCCGGGGAGCCCGATCTGCCCCAGCATCGCCGCGAGCGCGATGCCGGCCCAGACCGGCTGTTCGCCGTGTTCGGTGCGCTGCAGTGACCACGTGACGGTGATCAGCGTCCGGTGCGCGGCCATCTCGCGGGCGAGCGCGACGATGTCGGCGGCCGGGATACCGGTGATCTCGCCCGCCCACGCCGCGTCCGTGCCGGTGTCCAGGAGGTAGCGCTCGAACTCGGGGTAGCCGACGCAGTAGCGGTCGAGGAACGCGCGGTCGTGGCGGCGTTCCGTGACGAGCGTGTGGGCCAGCGCCAGCATCAGCGCGGTGTCGGTGGCGGGCTTGACCGGATACCACGTCGAGTCCACAGTGGACGGCAGATCGTCGCGCAGCGGGCTGATGAGCGCGACCCGGCCGCCGAACCGCGCGAGGTGCCCGGGCGTTCCGTGGACCGTGACACCGCCGGGCGTGACGAACACGTTCTTCTCCGGCACGCCGCCGAACGCGACGATCAGTTCGGTGTGCTCGGCGATCGTCGGCCACGTCGATGCCTGCCGCAGCACGGCGTGCGTGTCGCCGACGACGTGGGGCAGCAGCACCGACGACGTCCCGTTGCTGTAGGTGTTCCGCGACGCCGTGAAGCCGCCGATCGTGTTCAGGAACCGGTGCAGCTGGCTTTGGGCGTGGTGGAACCGCCCGGCGCTCGCCCAGCCGTAGGAGCCGCCGAAGATCGCCTGGTTGCCGTGTTCGGTCCGGACGCGGTCCAGTTCGGCGGCCAGCCGGTCGAGGACGTCGTCCCAGGGAACCTCGACGAACTCGTCGCGGCCGCGCCGGGCATCCGGGCCCGGGCCGTTGTCCAGCCAGCCGCGGCGGACCGCCGGGCGGGCCACCCGGCTCGGGTGGTCCAGCGCGGCGGCCAGGTTGCCCAGCAGGGGCGACGGCGCCGGGTCGGCCGGGTGCGGCTCGACCCGCAGCCGCCCTTCGGCGTCGACCTCGGCGGAGAAGGCGCCCCAGTGCGATGTGCTCGGCTTCATGCCCCGACGGTAACGGCGTCGGCCTTCTCCCGGACCAGCTTGACCAGGGTGCCGTAGTCGCGGGCGTCGGCCAGCGGCGAGAACCCGCGGATCAGCAGGGTGCCGACGCCGAGCCGGACGTAGTCGAGCAGCGAGTCCGCGACCTGCTCGTAGCTGCCGACCAGCGCGGTGGAGTTGCCCGCCGCGCCGGTCGTCTTCGCCACCGCCGTCCACAAGCGTTCGTCGACCACGTCCCCGGTCGCCGCGGCCTCCAGGAGCCGCCGCGAGCCGACCGCTTCGCTCGAGTCACGGCGGCCCTTGAACTCGCCGACGCGGTCCTGGGTGAGCCGCAGGATGTCGCGGGCCCGCTCCCACGCCTCGGCCTCGGTCGCCGCCGGGATGGGCCGCAGGCTGACGCTGAACGCGAGGTCCCGGCCGGCCGCGGCGGCACGGACCTGGTCGATGCGCTCGGCGATCCCCGCCAGGGGCTCACCCCAGAAGGCGTAGACGTCGGCGTGCTTCGCCCCGACCCGGATCGCGTCGGCGGAGGCGCCGCCGAAGTAGACCGGGATGGGCCGCTCGGGCCGGATGTCGGAGAGGGCGCCGCGGACCCGGTAGAACTCGCCCTCGTGGTCGAACGGCTCCGCCGAGTCCCAGGTCCGCCGCACCACGGACAGGAAGTCGCCGGTGCGGCGGTAGCGGGTGGGCTTGTCGGTGAAGTCGCCGTCGCGGGCCTGGTCGGCGTCGTCGCCGCCGGTGATGACGTGCAGGGCGATCCGGCCGGGGTGGAACGCGTCGAGCGTGGCGAACTTGCGGGCCAGCTGGGTGGGCGCGACGAAGCCGGGACGGTGGGCGAGCAGCACGCCGAGCCGCTCGGTGGCGGCGAGGACCTGATCGGCGAGCACGAACCCGTCCGGGCTGCTCGCCGACTGGGCGATCAGCACCCGGTCGAACCCGGCCTCCTCGTGCGTGCGGGCGACTTCGCGCAGGTAGCCCGGCTGGATGACCGGGCCCTCCGGTGCGGCGATCTCGCTGGCCTGGCGGCCGGCGGCGTAACCGATGAATTCGAGCGTCACGGGGTCTCCTGTCCCAAGGCGCGGGCGGCGGCGAAGATGTCGCTCATCCGCCAGCTTTCGTTGGCGTGGGTGCGGCGCGCCCGGCCCCAGCCGGAGTCGCGCCGGTACTGCGCGGGCCAGTCCGAGGCCCGCACGGCGGCTTCGTCGACGGCGACCGGCGTGCGGCAGTCCGGATCGACGAACAGGGCGTCGACCGGGCAGTACAGCTCGCAGAGGAAGCACGTCTGGCAGTCGCTCTGGCGGGCGATGACCGGAGCCGCGTCCGGGACGGCGTCGAAGACGTCGCTGGGGCACACCTGCACGCACTTGTCGCAGGCGATGCAGCGGTCGGCGAGGACGAGTTCGATCACGCGGCGGCCTCCTGCCAGACAGGGTCGTCGGTGCGCCAGTGCATGCCGAGGGTTTCGCGCCGGCGCAGGGCGGCGGTCTTGACCCAGCGGCCCACGGCGACCAGCGACGCCGTTTCGCGCGCCGCCACCGCGTCGCGGCCGGTGCCGGTCAGGCCCGCCTCGACGTCCGTCCACAGGGAATCCAATGTGGACAAAGAGGCACGGAGACCGGTCTCGTCGCGGAACATGTTCTTGTCGTAGGCGTTCAGCTCCTCCCGGACGACGTCGACCACGACGGTCGTGTCCACCGCGCCCCGGCGTCCGCTCGGCCGGATCCCGGCCCGTCCGGCCGGACGGAGCGGGGTCGCGGTGGCACCGCGCGCGTACCGGACCGCCGCCCGCCCGGCCCACGTCCCCGACGAGACCGCCCACGCCGAGTTGGGCGAGCCGCCGCCGGAGATCGCGCCGACGACCGGCACCCGGCTGGCGACGTCACCCGCGGCGAACAGGCCGGGCACGCCGGTGGCGCAGTCCGGCCCGGTGACGAGCCCGCCGACGCCCCGGATGGTGCCCTCGCCGAGCAGGGTGACCTCGAACGGCTGGGTGTAGGGGTCGATCCCGCGGCGGGTGAACGGCAGCAGGAAGTTGGGCTGCACCACGGGCATCGTGCGGCGCACCCAGTCCGGCGCCCGGTCGAGCGTCGTGAACACCGGGCCGCGCAGCATCGCCGCCCCGAGGACGCGGTTGCGGTCCGGCCCGGACGGCAGCTCGATCTCATGGCCGCCGGCGTCGGTGTAGGTGCCGAACAAGTACGTCATCGACCGCGCCATCGTCGAGTACGCCGGGGCCAGGGTGTAGTAGTTCGAGAACTCCATGCCCGACAGCTGTGCGCCGGCCTCGACGGCCATGAGGTGGCCGTCGCCGGTGTTGCCGCGCGAGCCGAGCAGGTGGGACCGGAACGCCGTGCCGCCGGTGGCCAGCACGACCGCACCCGCCCGCGCCCGCCAGTTCCCGCCCGCCTGCCGCCGGACGCCGGCGGCGCCACCGACCGAGCCGTCCGGGCGCAGCAGCAGTTCGAGTGCGGGGTGGTGGTCGAGGATCCGGACGCCGGCGCGGTGGACGAGCCCGCGCATCACCCGCAGGTACTCCGGGCCGCGCACGTTGTTCGTCCGGTCGGGCTGCCCGTCGCGGACCGGGAACGGGTAGTACCGGTCCAACGTGGGCAGCCGCTCCCACGTCGTGCGCAGCACCCGCAGCGCCTGTTCGGGGTCGGCGAGCCCGCCCGCGTGCGCGTGCCGCTCGGCCACCGCGCGATCGTGGTCTTCCGGTTCGACGAACCAGTGCGTGACCCCGGCCGTGGCGGTGACGCCGCTGGTGCCGCAGTAGCCCTTGTCCACGAGCACGACGTCCCCGCCGGCCTGGGCCGCGGCCAGGGCGGTCCAGGTCGCCGCGAGGCCACCGCCGACGACGAGCACGCCGGCGCTCAGGTCGAGATCACCGCTCATCGGGACTCCGCCAGCTCGGCGACCCCGAGTTCGGCCAGCAGCCGGTGCCGCAGCTCCTCGAACCCCGGGTTGCGTCGGCTGCGCTCGCCGTCGAAGACCACACGGTGCTCGGCGGCGAGCCGCCCGGACCGCATCGCGACCACGCGGTCGGCGAGCAGGATCGCCTCGTCGACGTCGTGGGTGACGAGCAGGACGGCCGGGCGGTGCGCGTCGACGAGCTGCCGGACCAGGGCGTGCATCTTGATCCGGGTCAGCGCGTCCAGGGCGGCGAACGGCTCGTCGAGCAGCAGCAGCCGGGGTTCGCGGACGAGCGCCCGGGCGAGCGCGACACGCTGGGCCTCGCCGCCGGACAGCGTGACCGGCCAGGCGTCGAGGTGTCCGGCCAGTCCGACTTCGGTCAGCGCGCGGGCGGCGGCTTCGCGGGGCAGGCCGATGGCGACGTTCTGCCACACCCGCCGCCAGGGCAGCAGGCGGTGTTCCTGGAACACGACCATCCGCTCGGCCGGTGCGGCCAGCTCGCCGTCGTCGGGGGTGTCGAGCCCGGCGAGCAGGCGCAGCAGCGTCGTCTTGCCGCAGCCGCTTTCGCCGATGAGCGCGACGAACTCGCCGGGCGCGATGTCGAGGTCGAG
Protein-coding sequences here:
- a CDS encoding CAP family protein; the protein is MKAGYSDRTDQEFLNGMVDSINRHRAKHGVPPVVLDQQLVDYAKARAEHVADKGALVHDGTGDYGENLYSSSSSEPVQAPATAASDAWYAEIRYYNYETFAGNDPKKAIGHFTQLVWKDSTKIGAGRVCGSADNTWHDTYIAVNFSPAGNMSGAYKDNVLPPAQ
- a CDS encoding flavin reductase family protein; amino-acid sequence: MIDLQPVTSESHLREAFGCFPSGVTAVCALVEGVPRGMAASSFTSVSLAPPLVSLCIQRTSSTWPLLRDRPRLGLSVLAEGQDAACLRLSSRHGDRFRDVEWEPGPDDSVFISGSSAWLECSLHDEVPAGDHLIALLEIHRLRTAETPPLVFHGSRFRRLAAA
- a CDS encoding molybdopterin-dependent oxidoreductase, translated to MKPSTSHWGAFSAEVDAEGRLRVEPHPADPAPSPLLGNLAAALDHPSRVARPAVRRGWLDNGPGPDARRGRDEFVEVPWDDVLDRLAAELDRVRTEHGNQAIFGGSYGWASAGRFHHAQSQLHRFLNTIGGFTASRNTYSNGTSSVLLPHVVGDTHAVLRQASTWPTIAEHTELIVAFGGVPEKNVFVTPGGVTVHGTPGHLARFGGRVALISPLRDDLPSTVDSTWYPVKPATDTALMLALAHTLVTERRHDRAFLDRYCVGYPEFERYLLDTGTDAAWAGEITGIPAADIVALAREMAAHRTLITVTWSLQRTEHGEQPVWAGIALAAMLGQIGLPGGGFGHGYGSMGDVGDTGPELRVPALPQGVNPVAEFIPVARIADLLLHPGETYDYDGEGRRYPDTRLVYWAGGNPFHHHQDLNRLRRAFTRPDTVVVHEPHWTATARHADIVLPATTALEREDLGSGRRDTHVIAMHRIAPPAGDARDDYAIFAALAARLGVSAAFTEGRTARQWLEHLYGGWRATPSFAEFWAAGELRLPPGREHHTLFADFRADPHAHPLKTPSGRIEITSSTIAGFGYADCPGHPVWLPPTETGPLWLIANQPHTRLHSQLDAGDVSRAGKVAGRERIRLHPADAAARGIATGDVVRVFNARGACLAGAVLDDALRPGVVQLPTGAWFDPVDDHPTGPLCAHGNPNVLTADIPSSRLSQGCAGQHAAVDVERFAEPAPPVRALHPPLRKGR
- a CDS encoding LLM class flavin-dependent oxidoreductase gives rise to the protein MTLEFIGYAAGRQASEIAAPEGPVIQPGYLREVARTHEEAGFDRVLIAQSASSPDGFVLADQVLAATERLGVLLAHRPGFVAPTQLARKFATLDAFHPGRIALHVITGGDDADQARDGDFTDKPTRYRRTGDFLSVVRRTWDSAEPFDHEGEFYRVRGALSDIRPERPIPVYFGGASADAIRVGAKHADVYAFWGEPLAGIAERIDQVRAAAAGRDLAFSVSLRPIPAATEAEAWERARDILRLTQDRVGEFKGRRDSSEAVGSRRLLEAAATGDVVDERLWTAVAKTTGAAGNSTALVGSYEQVADSLLDYVRLGVGTLLIRGFSPLADARDYGTLVKLVREKADAVTVGA
- a CDS encoding ferredoxin family protein produces the protein MIELVLADRCIACDKCVQVCPSDVFDAVPDAAPVIARQSDCQTCFLCELYCPVDALFVDPDCRTPVAVDEAAVRASDWPAQYRRDSGWGRARRTHANESWRMSDIFAAARALGQETP
- a CDS encoding FAD-binding protein → MSGDLDLSAGVLVVGGGLAATWTALAAAQAGGDVVLVDKGYCGTSGVTATAGVTHWFVEPEDHDRAVAERHAHAGGLADPEQALRVLRTTWERLPTLDRYYPFPVRDGQPDRTNNVRGPEYLRVMRGLVHRAGVRILDHHPALELLLRPDGSVGGAAGVRRQAGGNWRARAGAVVLATGGTAFRSHLLGSRGNTGDGHLMAVEAGAQLSGMEFSNYYTLAPAYSTMARSMTYLFGTYTDAGGHEIELPSGPDRNRVLGAAMLRGPVFTTLDRAPDWVRRTMPVVQPNFLLPFTRRGIDPYTQPFEVTLLGEGTIRGVGGLVTGPDCATGVPGLFAAGDVASRVPVVGAISGGGSPNSAWAVSSGTWAGRAAVRYARGATATPLRPAGRAGIRPSGRRGAVDTTVVVDVVREELNAYDKNMFRDETGLRASLSTLDSLWTDVEAGLTGTGRDAVAARETASLVAVGRWVKTAALRRRETLGMHWRTDDPVWQEAAA
- a CDS encoding ABC transporter ATP-binding protein — translated: MSTAVRVRALTKSFGPRTVLSGLDLDIAPGEFVALIGESGCGKTTLLRLLAGLDTPDDGELAAPAERMVVFQEHRLLPWRRVWQNVAIGLPREAAARALTEVGLAGHLDAWPVTLSGGEAQRVALARALVREPRLLLLDEPFAALDALTRIKMHALVRQLVDAHRPAVLLVTHDVDEAILLADRVVAMRSGRLAAEHRVVFDGERSRRNPGFEELRHRLLAELGVAELAESR